A single genomic interval of Dysidea avara chromosome 8, odDysAvar1.4, whole genome shotgun sequence harbors:
- the LOC136263091 gene encoding kelch-like protein 17 codes for METDNGVVYFSNEDRGSFVSTSLRIMQKDNILCDVTLESEDGELVRAHRVVLAANCPYFHAMFTTNLSEGVTTGAVKIWEVEGDILRAVVTYCYASQLELPASRILALLCASDRLGIVSLFDECSLHLEDQLSPTNCLSLRAYAELYGCERLYKLCTQFVCDHFSQVVDSEEFVALSSDQLECLLSMDELKVMKEEEAFEAVVKWVKHDVEHRQCQFVNMLSYVRFPFVSMTYLKQRVETEELIQLETRCQEFLQEAYIYKTCPDKRATLKSSPRARPRNPSGLQSVVLCAGGLNGCGSLAGLEQYNPQTDSWCECAKLQQNRYAVGVCMLQENLFIVGGYTDKNGPLSTVYCYNMREAKWSCVSAMNSARRYHDVAILYGLIYAIGGSDNCSVLNSVERYDPVSDLWTFIQPMSTARMYHRVVELTGSLFAIGGHNGNYRLDSVECYNPGLDQWSAMAPMTIKRSVFGAATLAGLIYVVGGYDGKKYLNDVEVYDVELDKWSPSAPLSCARSAVGVVAHDSYIYCCGGFNGQFLSSVERYSPGESWWEQVVPMMCKRAHFGITCTF; via the exons ATGGAAACAGATAACGGGGTGGTATATTTCTCTAACGAGGATCGGGGAAGTTTCGTGTCCACATCACTTCGTATTATGCAGAAAGATAACATTCTATGTGATGTCACGCTGGAGAGTGAAGATGGCGAGCTAGTCAGAGCACACAGGGTGGTGTTGGCCGCCAATTGTCCTTACTTCCACGCGATGTTCACAACGAACTTGTCAGAAGGTGTTACTACTGGTGCAGTGAAGATTTGGGAAGTTGAGGGAGACATTTTACGTGCTGTAGTCACTTATTGTTATGCCAGTCAGTTAGAGCTACCAGCGAGTAGGATATTAGCTTTGTTGTGTGCTAGTGATCGGCTAGGAATTGTCAGtttgtttgatgaatgtagtCTACATCTTGAGGATCAATTATCACCAACTAATTGTCTTAGTTTACGAGCATATGCGGAGTTGTATGGTTGTGAGCGATTGTACAAgctatgtacacaatttgtgtgtGACCATTTCTCTCAAGTTGTTGATAGTGAAGAGTTTGTAGCTCTCTCCAGTGACCAACTAGAGTGCTTACTATCCATGGATGAGCTGAAGGTTATGAAGGAGGAGGAAGCATTTGAAGCAGTTGTGAAATGGGTAAAACACGACGTGGAGCACAGACAATGTCAGTTTGTTAATATGTTGAGTTATGTACGGTTCCCATTTGTCTCAATGACTTATCTTAAACAGAGAGTGGAGACAGAAGAACTAATACAATTAGAGACACGTTGTCAAGAATTCCTTCAGGAGGCTTATATCTACAAGACTTGTCCTGACAAACGTGCAACGTTGAAGTCCAGTCCTCGAGCAAGACCTCGTAATCCATCAGGTCTCCAAAGTGTTGTGTTATGTGCTGGTGGGCTGAATGGTTGTGGAAGTCTTGCTGGCTTGGAGCAGTATAATCCACAAACGGACTCATGGTGTGAATGTGCTAAGTTGCAACAGAATAGATATGCAGTTGGTGTTTGCATGTTACAAGAGAACTTGTTTATTGTTGGGGGCTACACTGACAAGAATGGTCCCCTTTCTACAGTTTACTGTTACAATATGAGAGAGGCCAAGTGGAGTTGTGTGTCAGCCATGAACTCTGCTCGAAG GTACCATGATGTCGCTATACTGTATGGGCTAATATATGCTATTGGAGGTAGTGATAATTGTAGTGTGCTCAATTCAGTGGAAAGGTATGATCCAGTCAGTGACTTATGGACATTCATACAGCCAATGAGTACAGCTAGGATGTACCATAGAGTAGTGGAACTAACAGGGTCATTGTTTGCTATTGGCGGTCACAATGGTAATTACAGACTGGACTCAGTGGAATGTTATAATCCAGGCTTGGACCAATGGTCAGCTATGGCTCCAATGACTATAAAGAGATCAGTGTTTGGAGCAGCAACACTTGCTGGTCTTATATATGTTGTGGGTGGTTATGATGGTAAGAAATATTTGAATGATGTTGAGGTGTACGATGTTGAATTAGACAAGTGGTCGCCCAGTGCTCCTTTGTCTTGTGCAAGGTCAGCAGTTGGTGTAGTTGCTCATGATAGCTATATCTATTGCTGTGGAGGATTTAATGGACAATTTCTCAGTTCAGTGGAGAGGTACTCACCTGGTGAATCATGGTGGGAACAGGTTGTACCAATGATGTGTAAACGTGCTCATTTTGGGATTACATGTACTTTTTAG
- the LOC136263090 gene encoding translin-associated factor X-interacting protein 1-like isoform X1 encodes MAVDTGRSRRSLPVNLSNRLLPKISDGRSKVKVHGLSYSLSKSPNTLYNLPPASIIQSEQEIPPGQLDSWPVNSLKPVASNSSSGRRSKMVTSYQSTLGGRVTPTVPKPKFLEHLEEFLQKELRLLGCPSSGPCELRVQAHREVFEHLMEDFKTYKPLLSAIKNEYDLYVNYLQQQIAELEPLKTHLYSVKEECNRKVLAMRDAEKAELEEARLENRRLLSVIDRLRETELSLRSQVDKLQAELTIQYEQYKNEADARKLLISDINDLKFRQQEQKAEETMEEREDPVVLKLKLQRGREDLKAAHHRINQMLADYGDVVPRREHEQLQAAYEAMEAELETLKNGHMTLMGEHSTLQGVYKQLMGEKNEMVQHFEKLKRSATPRPEWSRCAEYIEGGAEKWAELVDGRSSDQLVDVLLAQIAGVDVSEIAKEEVFQGKGSDDDVPVYLRVEGAVPNRRINKDEGSRLISGFWRYKLSSTDNLDKQLDEILYSYLLSVNGSEHVKAIEDGYNLHDCCSRFAHEPYFALFTEVLSGEIDESVITSWFNTQAKLTEALNETTHEEGVMSVDSFQSCLCSCLPHKSSESMASLIATAKQSSINSTTINFITALSPDDNGHPSPFVLLLLEQSRAETKTFVNDILKHFAHKSEISVGQLRNALSVLDPSKPEAEVDQAVGIAFSISTGQLVEDNLMIPVDQIAERLLTSPIAKSVYNEAV; translated from the exons ATGGCGGTAGACACGGGCAGGTCACGACGTTCTTTACCTGTAAACTTGAGTAACAGGCTACTACCCAAGATCTCTGA CGGAAGGAGTAAGGTTAAAGTACACGGACTGTCTTACTCGCTCAGTAAATCTCCTAACACCCTCTACAACTTACCACCAGCATCGATAATACAG TCAGAGCAGGAGATCCCTCCTGGTCAGTTGGACTCATGGCCAGTCAACTCACTTAAACCAGTGGCCTCCAATAGTTCAAGTGGTAGAAGAAGCAAAATGGTCACTTCTTACCAGTCAACGTTAGGTGGACGGGTTACACCTACCGTTCCCAAACCAAAGTTCCTGGAACACTTGGAAGAATTCTTGCAGAAAGAACTACGGCTACTGGGCTGTCCTTCTAGTGGCCCGTGTGAACTAAGAGTTCAA GCTCATCGTGAAGTTTTCGAGCATTTAATGGAAGACTTCAAGACCTATAAGCCACTTCTTTCAGCTATTAAGAATGAATATGATTTATACGTTAATTACTTACAACAACAAATAGCAGAACTGGAGCCACTGAAG ACACATCTCTACTCTGTCAAGGAGGAGTGTAATCGTAAGGTGCTTGCTATGAGAGATGCTGAAAAAGCAG AGTTAGAAGAAGCAAGATTGGAGAACAGGAGGTTATTATCTGTTATTGACAGATTGAGGGAAACAGAATTATCATTGAGATCACAAGTTGATAAG CTACAAGCAGAGCTGACCATCCAATATGAACAATACAAGAATGAAGCTGATGCAAG GAAGTTGCTGATTTCTGATATTAACGATCTCAAGTTTAGACAACAAGAACAGAAAGCTGAAGAGACTATGGAAGAAAGGGAAGACCCTGTGGTACTAAAGCTAAAGTTACA ACGTGGAAGAGAAGACTTGAAGGCAGCCCATCATCGTATTAATCAAATGTTAGCAGATTACGGAGATGTGGTCCCTCGTAGGGAACATGAGCAACTACAAGCTGCTTATGAG GCAATGGAGGCAGAGTTGGAAACACTGAAGAATGGTCACATGACCTTAATGGGTGAACACAG CACATTACAAGGTGTTTACAAGCAGTTGATGGGTGAGAAAAatgagatggtacaacattttgAGAAACTGAAAAGAAGTGCTACTCCACG GCCAGAGTGGTCACGTTGTGCAGAGTACATAGAGGGAGGGGCTGAGAAGTGGGCAGAGCTGGTTGATGGGAGATCTAGCGATCAATTAGTAGATGTTCTACTGGCTCAGATAGCTGGGGTGGATGTTAGTGAGATTGCTAAGGAAGAAGTGTTTCAGGGAAAG GGTAGTGATGACGATGTACCAGTATACCTTAGAGTTGAGGGGGCTGTCCCTAATCGTAGAATCAACAAAGATGAAGGAAGTCGTTTAATATCAGGGTTTTGGCGGTACAAGTTATCCAGTACTGATAACCTAGACAAGCAG CTGGATGAGATATTGTACAGTTACTTATTATCAGTCAATGGGTCGGAACATGTTAAGGCTATTGAAGATGGATATAACTTGCATGACTGTTGTAGCCGTTTTGCCCATGAACCATACTTTGCTCTGTTCACTGAG GTGTTGTCAGGGGAAATAGATGAGTCAGTGATCACATCTTGGTTCAACACACAAGCTAAACTAACTGAAGCATTAAATGAAACAACTCATGAAGAG GGTGTAATGAGTGTGGACAGTTTTCAGTCATGTTTGTGTTCCTGTCTACCTCACAAGTCATCAGAGTCAATGGCTAGTTTAATTGCTACAGCTAAACAATCTTCAATCAACTCCACCACTATCAACTTCATCACTGCACTATCACCA GATGATAATGGACACCCATCACCATTTGTGCTGTTATTATTGGAGCAGTCCAGAGCTGAAACAAAGACATTTGTTAATGATATCTTGAAACATTTTGCTCATAAGAG TGAGATATCAGTTGGTCAGCTAAGAAATGCACTATCAGTATTGGACCCCAGTAAACCAGAGGCTGAAGTAGATCAAGCTGTTGGTATAGCTTTCTCCATCTCCACTGGTCAGTTAGTAGAGGATAATCTGATGATACCTGTGGATCAAATTGCTGAGAGATTACTAACTAGTCCTATTGCTAAATCTGTTTATAATGAAGCTGTATAG
- the LOC136263090 gene encoding translin-associated factor X-interacting protein 1-like isoform X2, with protein sequence MAVDTGRSRRSLPVNLSNRLLPKISDGRSKVKVHGLSYSLSKSPNTLYNLPPASIIQSEQEIPPGQLDSWPVNSLKPVASNSSSGRRSKMVTSYQSTLGGRVTPTVPKPKFLEHLEEFLQKELRLLGCPSSGPCELRVQAHREVFEHLMEDFKTYKPLLSAIKNEYDLYVNYLQQQIAELEPLKTHLYSVKEECNRKVLAMRDAEKAELEEARLENRRLLSVIDRLRETELSLRSQVDKLQAELTIQYEQYKNEADARKLLISDINDLKFRQQEQKAEETMEEREDPVVLKLKLQRGREDLKAAHHRINQMLADYGDVVPRREHEQLQAAYEAMEAELETLKNGHMTLMGEHSTLQGVYKQLMGEKNEMVQHFEKLKRSATPRPEWSRCAEYIEGGAEKWAELVDGRSSDQLVDVLLAQIAGVDVSEIAKEEVFQGKGSDDDVPVYLRVEGAVPNRRINKDEGSRLISGFWRYKLSSTDNLDKQLDEILYSYLLSVNGSEHVKAIEDGYNLHDCCSRFAHEPYFALFTEVLSGEIDESVITSWFNTQAKLTEALNETTHEEGVMSVDSFQSCLCSCLPHKSSESMASLIATAKQSSINSTTINFITALSPVKRSPNGYRPTLEYSSTKRSDNYTKTAKL encoded by the exons ATGGCGGTAGACACGGGCAGGTCACGACGTTCTTTACCTGTAAACTTGAGTAACAGGCTACTACCCAAGATCTCTGA CGGAAGGAGTAAGGTTAAAGTACACGGACTGTCTTACTCGCTCAGTAAATCTCCTAACACCCTCTACAACTTACCACCAGCATCGATAATACAG TCAGAGCAGGAGATCCCTCCTGGTCAGTTGGACTCATGGCCAGTCAACTCACTTAAACCAGTGGCCTCCAATAGTTCAAGTGGTAGAAGAAGCAAAATGGTCACTTCTTACCAGTCAACGTTAGGTGGACGGGTTACACCTACCGTTCCCAAACCAAAGTTCCTGGAACACTTGGAAGAATTCTTGCAGAAAGAACTACGGCTACTGGGCTGTCCTTCTAGTGGCCCGTGTGAACTAAGAGTTCAA GCTCATCGTGAAGTTTTCGAGCATTTAATGGAAGACTTCAAGACCTATAAGCCACTTCTTTCAGCTATTAAGAATGAATATGATTTATACGTTAATTACTTACAACAACAAATAGCAGAACTGGAGCCACTGAAG ACACATCTCTACTCTGTCAAGGAGGAGTGTAATCGTAAGGTGCTTGCTATGAGAGATGCTGAAAAAGCAG AGTTAGAAGAAGCAAGATTGGAGAACAGGAGGTTATTATCTGTTATTGACAGATTGAGGGAAACAGAATTATCATTGAGATCACAAGTTGATAAG CTACAAGCAGAGCTGACCATCCAATATGAACAATACAAGAATGAAGCTGATGCAAG GAAGTTGCTGATTTCTGATATTAACGATCTCAAGTTTAGACAACAAGAACAGAAAGCTGAAGAGACTATGGAAGAAAGGGAAGACCCTGTGGTACTAAAGCTAAAGTTACA ACGTGGAAGAGAAGACTTGAAGGCAGCCCATCATCGTATTAATCAAATGTTAGCAGATTACGGAGATGTGGTCCCTCGTAGGGAACATGAGCAACTACAAGCTGCTTATGAG GCAATGGAGGCAGAGTTGGAAACACTGAAGAATGGTCACATGACCTTAATGGGTGAACACAG CACATTACAAGGTGTTTACAAGCAGTTGATGGGTGAGAAAAatgagatggtacaacattttgAGAAACTGAAAAGAAGTGCTACTCCACG GCCAGAGTGGTCACGTTGTGCAGAGTACATAGAGGGAGGGGCTGAGAAGTGGGCAGAGCTGGTTGATGGGAGATCTAGCGATCAATTAGTAGATGTTCTACTGGCTCAGATAGCTGGGGTGGATGTTAGTGAGATTGCTAAGGAAGAAGTGTTTCAGGGAAAG GGTAGTGATGACGATGTACCAGTATACCTTAGAGTTGAGGGGGCTGTCCCTAATCGTAGAATCAACAAAGATGAAGGAAGTCGTTTAATATCAGGGTTTTGGCGGTACAAGTTATCCAGTACTGATAACCTAGACAAGCAG CTGGATGAGATATTGTACAGTTACTTATTATCAGTCAATGGGTCGGAACATGTTAAGGCTATTGAAGATGGATATAACTTGCATGACTGTTGTAGCCGTTTTGCCCATGAACCATACTTTGCTCTGTTCACTGAG GTGTTGTCAGGGGAAATAGATGAGTCAGTGATCACATCTTGGTTCAACACACAAGCTAAACTAACTGAAGCATTAAATGAAACAACTCATGAAGAG GGTGTAATGAGTGTGGACAGTTTTCAGTCATGTTTGTGTTCCTGTCTACCTCACAAGTCATCAGAGTCAATGGCTAGTTTAATTGCTACAGCTAAACAATCTTCAATCAACTCCACCACTATCAACTTCATCACTGCACTATCACCA GTAAAAAGAAGCCCCAATGGCTATAGGCCAACTTTGGAGTACtcaagtacaaaaagaagtgataactacaccaaaacagctaagctgtaa